CGGTCGGTTGGGAGCCAAACGATATAGCAGTGTTGAAGCCGATCAGGCCTTGTGCTGCTTGGTATCGCCCGCGAGGTGCCGGAGCTGCACCCACACAACGCAGACAATCGTCCGCCGCTTCGGCTGGAAAGCTGGGCGGTCAAGGCCGCCCTCCGGCGCCGACGCGGTGCGACGGCGTTGAAAAAGAAAGATATCGAGGAGATCCGTCGCTGTACGCATGATGACGGAACACTTAAGCTGCCAGAGGGTGTGGATTGATGACCGAGCAGGATCGGGACGACCTTCCTGACGACACCACGATCGGCTATCGCAATCCCCCACGGTCGACGGGTTTTCGGAAAGGTCAGAGCGGCAATCCTCGCGGTCGGCCAAAGGGCCGTCATCGGCAAGCCCCCTATGAGGCGATTCTTGGTCAAATGGTAACCGTCCGCGAGGCCGGAGCCGAGCGGTGCGTCACCGCAGCGGAAGCTTTCCTTTTACAGATCACCAAGCGTGGGCTCGAGGGTGGCAGCGCTGCTGCCCGCGCAACCATGCGGGCGCTTGACGAAGTGAAGGACAAGCGCATTGTCGGCCAGCCTGGTAAGTTGACGGTTAAATTGCGGTTTGTCGCTCCCGGCAGCGTGAATTCGGCGCTTGAGCTCTTGCGCATGGCAAAGCTGCTTGATCGCTATCGCGATACGGCTCGCATCCTGCTCGAGCCGCGGCTTGTCGAAGCCGCCTTGGCACGACTTGGCGAGCGCCATTTACATCTGAAGAGCAACGGATTGTTCTGCGCCAAACGATTACCCCACAAGGTAAAATTGCCGCAATGGTGGACGGAACGTCCCGCGAGTTGAGCATGCGCATTTTAGTTACTCGACGAGAGCATGCCGTAATGTTCTTCAAAGTCACTGTCAAACAATTCCGATGCTCGGTACTTCAGCTGCCCACCGACCTGTGTGACTGGATCGATTGCGCTGAAGAGGATCCAACGTCAGCGACGCGCCTGCAGGATGTTCTTTCAGGATCGAAATGATCCGTTCGTCGGTGAACCTGCTCTTCTTCATCGTCCGCCTCCTTTCCAGAGAACAGACTAACCTCAAACCAGGGACATTTCAGGGGAGCAGGTCAGCTACTTTCCCCTTCGGATTGAGTACTGGCAGTTCCTTTCTCGATATCTGCAGTTTGGTCTCGGACAAGATTCGCCGAGTGAACGCATTTCTATGCGGTGAGGGTCGCTGATGGCTGCTCGGAATTCTCTTGATGGTATCAGTCTTCAGTTCAATTCCAGTATTAGCCTTCCGTTCAAGCATCCACGCGCCACTCCCCATCAGGAATAGAAAGAGGCAATGCGCAGCCCCCCAATAATGAACTGTCCAGCCGGTAAGAAAGAAGGCCATTAACGTCGCGATGAACCCCATTCGATAGGCGCAGAGTCGAGAATCGAGTGCTTTTGCCGAGCAAGCTGCCCAGATGGCAAAAGCAACTGCGAGCAATAATAGGCCGGCAGCCGGCAAGCCGTGGTGGACCGCGTAGTAGAGCCATATATTATCTATGCTCGGAGGCATCCAGTCAGGACGCTCCCACCTTTCCAACCCAACGCCAAAGAATGGGTGGTTCAAGACCGACGCCCATCCATATGACCATATCAGCCTGCGAAACCAATATGAGAGGGGATCGAATGTGAAGGTCGCGATCATAATTTCGAGCAACGATCTCTTAGCTAGAATTTCGGTTGCTATTGTTGCCAGTGCCAATAGGCTGAGAAATATTTGCCACCTGCTCTTGAGAAACTTCAACGCGCTGTCCCACGCTATTATAAATACTTGAGCGGCCAGCGCCTGGATCGGTCCGCCAGACAATGACATCATTGCTAAAGTCCCAACTATCGCAGTTCTAGTGAACCTTCGCGCGATGTTGTCTCCATGACCAAGAACCAAATGGACCAGGGCAAGCGTGCTTCCGGTGAAGATTCCAAACAGAATCGGATGGTCAAAGACGGATTGCACTCTGCTCAAACCCAATCGGGCGGCCATGGGAGGATAGTTGAATGTAGGCAAGATCGCGGAAAACATGTCGTGCAGAATGTTGTAGCCCAAGACAAACTCAATCAGCGAGAACGGGAAAAGGAATAAATTAGTCAAAAACAACGCTCGAACCGTATTGTAGAAATCGTCTGGCCCGCGAATGTAACACCGCGCCAACAGGTAGCTGCCGAACGTTTCAATGAACATTATTCCTGATGGCTCGATGGAACTCGAAAGGCCATTGACCATGATGAGGCTGAGAAAAACCCATACACAAAAAGACAACACTACAATGTCGGTTAACCTAATTCGT
This genomic stretch from Nordella sp. HKS 07 harbors:
- a CDS encoding DUF5681 domain-containing protein: MTEQDRDDLPDDTTIGYRNPPRSTGFRKGQSGNPRGRPKGRHRQAPYEAILGQMVTVREAGAERCVTAAEAFLLQITKRGLEGGSAAARATMRALDEVKDKRIVGQPGKLTVKLRFVAPGSVNSALELLRMAKLLDRYRDTARILLEPRLVEAALARLGERHLHLKSNGLFCAKRLPHKVKLPQWWTERPAS
- a CDS encoding O-antigen ligase translates to MEAERLRVRKDNSLLRKREPIPFTRESNYSTPVRPPDNDELPGEKKGLPWPVLLFLVTLVVPWILPIGPLRLSAYRIVLVVMVLPCLFMWLTGKVGRIRLTDIVVLSFCVWVFLSLIMVNGLSSSIEPSGIMFIETFGSYLLARCYIRGPDDFYNTVRALFLTNLFLFPFSLIEFVLGYNILHDMFSAILPTFNYPPMAARLGLSRVQSVFDHPILFGIFTGSTLALVHLVLGHGDNIARRFTRTAIVGTLAMMSLSGGPIQALAAQVFIIAWDSALKFLKSRWQIFLSLLALATIATEILAKRSLLEIMIATFTFDPLSYWFRRLIWSYGWASVLNHPFFGVGLERWERPDWMPPSIDNIWLYYAVHHGLPAAGLLLLAVAFAIWAACSAKALDSRLCAYRMGFIATLMAFFLTGWTVHYWGAAHCLFLFLMGSGAWMLERKANTGIELKTDTIKRIPSSHQRPSPHRNAFTRRILSETKLQISRKELPVLNPKGKVADLLP